In the Raineyella fluvialis genome, GCCCGCCGCCGACGACGATCGCTTCGAACTGCTGGATGTCGTTCATGATCACTCCTCGTGGATGTGACCAGAATAGCATTCCAATCTATAGAGTGATAGTCTAAGAATGTGCTTCCCAGACAGTCCTCAACGCTCCGCCAGGCACAAGCGGCCCTGACCCGGTCCCGGATCGCCGACGCGGCGCGGACACTCTTCCTCGACGCGGGTTACGTGGCCACCTCAGTGAGCGCGATCGCCGCAGCCGCGGGAGTGTCGGTCCAGACGATCTACAACGTGGTGGGCAACAAGGCCGCAGTCCTGTCCGCCGTACTCGATCTGGTCGCCGCCGGCCCGGAATCGCCACGACTCGTGCCGGAATTCCTGGAGGAACGATCGCGCCATGCGCCGGACGTCCCGGCGATGGTGGACCTACTGGTGGAGTGGTTCATCGACGTCCACCCGCGGACGGCGTCCTTGTGGGCGGTGATCCGGCAGGCCGCCGCGGTCGATGAGGAGGTCGCCGACCTCGAGCGACGCCGCGCCGACCGACGGTTGTCCAACTACGTCGGGGCTGCCGCGCGGGCGAGGGAGTTGGGCGGTCTCACGTCCTCCGTGACGGATGAGGAAGCGGCAGCGGCCATCTGGGCTCTCGGCCACCCGGACGCCTATCGGGCACTCGTGCTCGTCCGGGGTTGGACCCTGGATGCGTACGGCACCTGGCTGCGGTACGGGTTGACGGCGTTGCTCGGCTGATCGCGGCGTCAGCGCAGCAGACGTCGTAGGCCCAGCCCGGTCAGCGTTGCCACCGTCACCGCCATCGCGACTCCGGCGGCGGCGTACGCCACCCACAGGACGGCAGCCGGGGTCTCGGCATCGATGAACGGGGACGGCAACACGGTGAACACCAGCCCGATGAGCCAGGCCGCCATGGTGAGGGGGATCCAACGCCAGGCCCGACCGAGAGTCCGGCGCAGCACGATCCATTGGCCCGTCGGAATGGACGCCAGCAGCAGGAGCCCGCCGGCACCGATCCCCGCGATACCGCCAGGACTGCCGGGATCCCACCGCACTCCCAGATCGGCCAGCGTGGACGGCAGCATCCCGATCATCCAGGCCACAGCGGCAGCCACCGCGGTCGCGACGGTCCATCGCCGTCGCCCCGGGTCCACGGCAGTGCCGCGCAATGACAGGGACTGCCCGACGCCCAGGCACGCCCCCTCGACGGTCCCGGCGGCCACCATGATCACGAACGTCGCCCAGGTGCCGGTCCCCAGGCCGGTGGTGAGGGCGAAGCCGGCGGTCGGAGCCAGGAAACCGATGCCCTCACCGGCGGTCGCATACCCGACCCAGCGGCTCAGCCGGAACGTGTCCGTGCCACGCCGGGCCCGCCGAGCCCGCTGCTCGCCTGGATCGAGGCGACCGATGCCGTCGTGCACCACGACTTCTCCTCCCACCGCCGGCCGGCACTACCCGGTGTATGTGCGAGTCAGAGTCTCGCCGCACCGCGGCGTCGTACGATCCGCCAGCCGAGCGCCAGTGCCGCGAACCACACCGGGGCGACCAACAGGGGTTGACGCGTCTCGGGCCGCAGCATCAGTAGCACCACGACCACCACGAAGAAGGCGAGCACGACCCAGGGCATCACCCGGCCCCCGGGCATCGGGAACGTCGAGGTTGCGTGCGCCTCCGGGCGCACCCTGCGGTAGCGCAGGTAGCAGACCATGATCAGGCTCCAGATCACAATGAACAGCACCGCCGCGACCGACGTCACCACCGTGAAGGCCGCCATCACCGACTCGTTGGCGGTCAGCACCATCGAGGCACCGATGAGCACGACGGACACCCACAGCCCCGTCGCCGGGACATCACGCAGGTTGAGCGTACCCAGCCGACGGGGGGCCATACCCTTCTGGGCGAGGCCGTAGAGCATCCGGGAGCTCGAGTAGATACCGCTGTTGCAGGCCGAGGCGGCGGAGGTGAGGACGACGAAGTTCATCACCCCAGCGGCCCCGGCCAGGCCGAGCAGCGAGAAGAGGTTCACGAAGGGCGACGTCCCCGGGTCGACCATACTCCAGGGCGTGACGATCATGATGGCCGCCAGGGCGAGGACGTAGAACAGCAGCACCCGGATCGGGATCGAGTTGATGGCGTGGGGCAACGTACGCCGCGGGTCGCGGGTCTCGGCGGCGGTGGCCCCGACGAGTTCGATGCCGACGAAGGCGAACGTGGCGATCTGGAAGCCCGCGAAGAACCCGGACCATCCGGTCGGCATCATGCCGCCGTGCTGCCACAGGTTGGCGAGCGAGGCCTGGATCCCCGAGGGTGAGGTGAAGCCCGTCGTGAGCATCAGCGCCCCGGCGCCCACGAGCGACACGATGGCGATGACCTTGATCAGCGCGAACCAGAACTCGATCTCGCCGAACAGCTTCACCGTCAGCAGATTGAGCACGAGGAGACCGCCGAGCGTGGCGACGGTCAGGCCCAGGGCGGTCGGCAGGTCTCCCACCCAGAACTTCCAATAGCCGGTGACCGCGATGATGTCCGCCATACCGGTGAAGATCCAGCACAACCAGTAGGTCCAGCCGACGACGAACGCCGCCCACGGACCCAGGAGGTCACCGGCGAAGTCCTGGAAGGACTTGTACTCCAGGTTGTGCAACAGCAGCTCACCCATCGCCCGCATGACGAAGAAGAGCATGATGCCGATGACCAGGTACACCAGCAGGATGGACGGACCGGCCAGGGCGATGGTGCGTCCGGAGCCCATGAAGAGCCCTGTTCCGATCGCACCGCCGATCGCGATCAGCTGGATGTGGCGATTCGACAGATTGCGCCGCAGGTGGTCGTGGACCTCAGGGGCTGCTGCCTCGTCGAGGGGGGCAAGGGCATCGGGCAACACACCGGAATCGTAGGCCCTCTCCCGATCCCCAGCCGGAGCGGGCCCGCCTTGGTAGGTTCCCCTCATGGACAGACTCGCACGTACGTTCATCGAGCAGATCGAGGTCACCGGCGACCAACTGGTCCTCACCATCAAGAAGCTCTACGCCGATGCCGACGCTCGCCGCGTCGTCATCCGCAACGCGGAGGGCCGCGAGCTCCTCAGCGTCCCGCTCACCATCGGCCTCGCCGGCGGCGCCCTGACGGTGTTCACCGCCCCGGTGCTGGCAGCCGTCGCGGCCATCGGGGGCACCCTGGCCCAGGTCCATCTGGACATCGAACGTGAGCGGGGCCCCCACCACGACCCGCCGCACGAGGATCCGACATCGCGGTGACCCACTGCATCTGCTGAGGGGCACCCACCTGACCTTGCCAGCGCTGCCCCGACGGCGAAGACTGGGTCCGTGGCGCAGCCCCAGGGACGCGGGGAAACGGTCGGAGCCGCTGAGCCGCTCCGCCGGCGATCCCGGCGCGGGTTACTCACCCTCGCCACCGTGACTCTCGGATCGGGCGTCGCCCTGCTCGACGTCACCGTCGTCAACATCGCGCTGCCGACCATCGGCCGGCAACTCGGCAGTTCACTGGGCGGCCTCCAGTGGGTCAGCAACGGCTACATCCTCGCGCTGGCCTCGCTGATCCTCGTCGGTGGGAGTCTGGGGGACCGGTATGGGCGACGCCGGTTCTACCTGATCGGCGTCACCTGGTTCGCCCTCGCCTCACTCGGGTGTGCGTTGGCTCCCACGACGGCCTGGCTGGTCGCCGCACGGATCCTCCAGGGGATGGGCGGCGCCCTGCTCACGCCGGGTGGCCTGGCGATCATCCAGAGCTCGTTCCACCGGGACGACCGAGCCTCCGCCATCGGCACCTGGGCGGGAGTCTCGGGCATCGCCGGCGCCGCCGGGCCGTTCATCGGTGGCTGGGTGCTGGCCCGCTTCGGCTGGCCGGTGGTATTCCTCATCAACGTCCCCTTGTGCGTGGTCGTCGTGGCCGGCGGCCTGGCCGTGGTGCCCGAAAGCCGCGACGAGGAGGCGGGCGAGGCCTTCGACCTGGCCGGCACCGTGCTCACGGCCGTGGTCCTGGCCGCACTCACCTGGGCGCTGATCGACGGAGGGCAGGCCCCGGTGGCGATGGTCCTGCTCGCCGCCGGCATCGTGCTCGGCGGCACGCTCGCCTTCGTGGCCGTCGAACGACGCGCGGCGTACCCCCTGGTGCCCTTCTCGCTCTTCCGGTCCCGCGTCTTCTCGGCGGCCAACCTGATGACGTTCCTCGTCTACGGCGCACTGGGGGTGACGATGTTCTTCCTCGTGCTGCAGTTGCAGACCAGCGCCCGCTTCTCACCGCGTGATTCCGGCCTGGCGACCCTGCCGATCACTGCGGTCCTCCTGGCACTGTCCTCGCGGGCGGCCGTGCTCGCCCAGCGCATCGGGCCACGCCTGCCGATGACGCTCGGTCCGATGGTCTGTGCCGTCGGCGTCCTGCTGCTCTCCCTCGTCGGCGAGGGATCCGGGTGGGCACTGGTCCTCTCGGCCACCACGGTCTTCGGGCTCGGTCTGGCCCTGTTGGTCTCACCACTCACTGCGGCCGTCCTGGCCGCGGCCCCCGACCGGCTCGCCGGGGCGGCGAGTGCCATCAACAACGCCGTCGCCCGTACCGGGACGCTCCTGGCCGTCGCCGCCCTTCCCGCCATCGTGGGGCTGACCGGTGGCGACTACCGGAATCCGGTGTTGCTCACCGCCGGCTATCGACGGGCGACATACATCACCGCTGCACTGCTCGTCCTCGGCGGACTGGTCAGTTGGTTCGGGCTGGGCCGGGCCTCGGGACGGTCCCGTGGGGGAGTGCCGGGCAGCGAAGCCTGAGCAGGCGGGCCATGCCGGCTCGGGCTGAGGAGCCCGACCGAACCCTTTGAGTGAATGACATTCACACCCATGCGATCCAGTGGTGAACCTCATTCACTGTTTGAGCGACCTCCGTGAATCATGTTCACAGATGGTCTCCGCTAGGGTGAACGTCGTGCACAGTGGTCAGGATCGATCATGGGCCGCACTCGCCACCTTGTGGGGGATGACGGCCGATTCCCCCGGCCCGAAACCTCGCTTCAGCCTCGTCGAGGTGGCGCGCGCCGGCATCCGGCTCGCGGACGAGCAGGGCCTGGA is a window encoding:
- a CDS encoding TetR/AcrR family transcriptional regulator; the encoded protein is MLPRQSSTLRQAQAALTRSRIADAARTLFLDAGYVATSVSAIAAAAGVSVQTIYNVVGNKAAVLSAVLDLVAAGPESPRLVPEFLEERSRHAPDVPAMVDLLVEWFIDVHPRTASLWAVIRQAAAVDEEVADLERRRADRRLSNYVGAAARARELGGLTSSVTDEEAAAAIWALGHPDAYRALVLVRGWTLDAYGTWLRYGLTALLG
- a CDS encoding amino acid permease codes for the protein MLPDALAPLDEAAAPEVHDHLRRNLSNRHIQLIAIGGAIGTGLFMGSGRTIALAGPSILLVYLVIGIMLFFVMRAMGELLLHNLEYKSFQDFAGDLLGPWAAFVVGWTYWLCWIFTGMADIIAVTGYWKFWVGDLPTALGLTVATLGGLLVLNLLTVKLFGEIEFWFALIKVIAIVSLVGAGALMLTTGFTSPSGIQASLANLWQHGGMMPTGWSGFFAGFQIATFAFVGIELVGATAAETRDPRRTLPHAINSIPIRVLLFYVLALAAIMIVTPWSMVDPGTSPFVNLFSLLGLAGAAGVMNFVVLTSAASACNSGIYSSSRMLYGLAQKGMAPRRLGTLNLRDVPATGLWVSVVLIGASMVLTANESVMAAFTVVTSVAAVLFIVIWSLIMVCYLRYRRVRPEAHATSTFPMPGGRVMPWVVLAFFVVVVVLLMLRPETRQPLLVAPVWFAALALGWRIVRRRGAARL
- a CDS encoding DUF4342 domain-containing protein, giving the protein MDRLARTFIEQIEVTGDQLVLTIKKLYADADARRVVIRNAEGRELLSVPLTIGLAGGALTVFTAPVLAAVAAIGGTLAQVHLDIERERGPHHDPPHEDPTSR
- a CDS encoding MFS transporter, with the translated sequence MTLGSGVALLDVTVVNIALPTIGRQLGSSLGGLQWVSNGYILALASLILVGGSLGDRYGRRRFYLIGVTWFALASLGCALAPTTAWLVAARILQGMGGALLTPGGLAIIQSSFHRDDRASAIGTWAGVSGIAGAAGPFIGGWVLARFGWPVVFLINVPLCVVVVAGGLAVVPESRDEEAGEAFDLAGTVLTAVVLAALTWALIDGGQAPVAMVLLAAGIVLGGTLAFVAVERRAAYPLVPFSLFRSRVFSAANLMTFLVYGALGVTMFFLVLQLQTSARFSPRDSGLATLPITAVLLALSSRAAVLAQRIGPRLPMTLGPMVCAVGVLLLSLVGEGSGWALVLSATTVFGLGLALLVSPLTAAVLAAAPDRLAGAASAINNAVARTGTLLAVAALPAIVGLTGGDYRNPVLLTAGYRRATYITAALLVLGGLVSWFGLGRASGRSRGGVPGSEA